One Spinacia oleracea cultivar Varoflay chromosome 4, BTI_SOV_V1, whole genome shotgun sequence DNA segment encodes these proteins:
- the LOC110776370 gene encoding uncharacterized protein: MSAYIMLLYRNCQAKGKSNFEFLCPYSISLVVQSRKEEKIQENRVERSRYIVDALQENARKGSIFLAPYNAGRHWILCVIDPEADVVYYLDPLREENRPTGHDLRSVVDTALLIYQNQIGAAKKMKKNTTWSKIQCPRQTNNVDCGYYVLRFMREIVNHNQSQIPEKYFSDCLWPNYSTEQIDEVKIELAHHILYFAS, translated from the exons ATGTCTGCATATATCAT GTTATTGTATCGTAATTGCCAAGCAAAAGGAAAGAGCAACTTTGAATTTTTATGTCCATACTCAATATCTTTAGTGGTGCAAAGTAGGAAGGAAGAAAAGATTCAGGAGAACCGTGTAGAACGATCAAGATATATTGTTGATGCACTTCAGGAAAATGCAAGGAAGGGAAGTATATTTTTGGCACCGTACAATGCTGG GCGTCATTGGATTCTATGTGTAATTGACCCAGAAGCTGATGTTGTCTATTATTTGGATCCTTTACGAGAGGAAAATCGTCCTACTGGTCATGATTTACGCAGTGTTGTGGACAC GGCATTACTTATATATCAAAATCAAATTGGAGCAGCTAAAAAGATGAAGAAGAATACAACATGGTCAAAAATTCAG TGTCCCCGTCAGACAAATAATGTTGATTGCGGTTACTATGTCCTAAGGTTCATGCGGGAAATTGTAAATCATAACCAATCACAAATTCCAGAAAag tacttttcagattgtttatggCCCaactatagcacggaacaaatTGATGAAGTAAAAATTGAGTTGGCGCACCATATTCTCTACTTTGCTAGTTAA